The Candidatus Parvarchaeota archaeon genome segment ACCTGTGCGAGCTGCTTGTGATAAAATACGGCTCGTTTCTCGGAGTGCTTGAGGCGGCGTCAAGGTGGCACAATCCAACAATAGACATAGAGGCGCATCACGGCATGCACCCAAGCGGCGAGCCAAAAGCAAGGGAAAAATATAATTCCCCACTCGTGGTCATCGACCCGGTGGACAGGAACAGGAACGTTTCTGCAGTTGTTTCAGCCACTTCGCTTTATCGCTTCGTGTTTGCGGCAAGGAGGTTTTTGCAAAAGCCGTCTGCAAAGTATTTTTTTGCGGAAAGGGTAGTGCACTCAAAGTCCAGGCTTTTGAAAATAATTGGGGCGCGAAAGTCAGAAATCATGGCATTTGAGTTTGCCTGCCCGCAGCTTGTGCCTGACATCCTGTGGCCCCAGCTCAAAAAAGCGGCCTTGCAGCTTGTTAAGTTCCTCGAATCCCAGGGCTTCAAGGTTTTCGGCCATTATTTCTGGTCGGATGGAAAAAAATGCCTGGTTCTTGTGGAGATGGAGGTTGCAAGCCTGCCTGCAGTAAGAAAGGCAATGGGCCCTGCAGTCTATATGCACGCCCAAGCCGATGACTTTATCCGCATGCACAAGGGCTCGCCTGACATACATATTGAACATGAGCGGATGGTTGCAATAGAACAAAGGAAATTCACTGATGCGCTTGGGGCTTCCGATTACTTCATGAAAAACGCGGCCGCAATGGGCGTGCCTTCCAACCTGTGCAAATACATACACATGTACTCGCGGCTTGGGGTTCAAAAGCTGCTTTCGCCAACCTATATATTTGTTGCCGCAGATTATTTCACAAGGAGGATAGTATAAACAATTTATTGGCCGAATCTGGCTGAATAATTGGCAAAAAACAAACCTTAAAACAAATAAGAAGGATTTTCAATTAGGTGTTGCTATTATGGCTCTTAAAACAAATGCACTGAATGCGGCTTCTAAAGAACAAAACCAGGGCAAAGCGAAGCGCCCGCTTCCCGGATTTGCTGCAATAGCCATTCTTCTTGCCTTTGCACTTTTTTTCGGCTGCACAAATCCCGTGCCGCCGTCCCCGCCTGCGCCAGGCCAAAACACCACAAAACTTGTTGCCGCCCAAGGCGACTATGTGACTGTGGACTACACGCTTAGGCTTGACAATGGCACAGTGGTCGACACAAGTATAAAGGATGTGGCGTCCAAGGCAGGTATTTATGACCTGAAAAGGACATACTCGCCGCTTGGTTTTTGGATAGGCCCTCAAAGCGGCCTTCTCCCAAAGTTTTCAGGCGCAGTTGAGGGAATGAAAAAGGGCCAGACAAAAAAAATCAGGCTTGAGCCACAGGACGGCTATGGAATCTACAACAACAGCAGCGTTTTTGGGCTTCCGGCAGTAACCGAAATTCCCCGGCTTTACAACGTGCCGATAGCAAACTTCAAGACGGGC includes the following:
- the cca gene encoding CCA tRNA nucleotidyltransferase, translating into MGKVSRKGNGKKRASRTGGVLRHGKAAAGVLRARKAALGVIKSVLPKIIPSPQEQKRHELVAMEAIGRVTKCVPNNVSVVLAGSSAKGTQLAASTDIDVFILFPLYYQKHELMLLGLNYAKKAAAGTPWVIGYAEHPYLRTMLHGCKLDIVPSYKISDAREMTSSVDRSPLHTQYVNSRLTPAQKNEVRLLKQFMKNIGVYGAEVRVEGFSGYLCELLVIKYGSFLGVLEAASRWHNPTIDIEAHHGMHPSGEPKAREKYNSPLVVIDPVDRNRNVSAVVSATSLYRFVFAARRFLQKPSAKYFFAERVVHSKSRLLKIIGARKSEIMAFEFACPQLVPDILWPQLKKAALQLVKFLESQGFKVFGHYFWSDGKKCLVLVEMEVASLPAVRKAMGPAVYMHAQADDFIRMHKGSPDIHIEHERMVAIEQRKFTDALGASDYFMKNAAAMGVPSNLCKYIHMYSRLGVQKLLSPTYIFVAADYFTRRIV